A portion of the Gorilla gorilla gorilla isolate KB3781 chromosome X, NHGRI_mGorGor1-v2.1_pri, whole genome shotgun sequence genome contains these proteins:
- the RAB9A gene encoding ras-related protein Rab-9A, which translates to MAGKSSLFKVILLGDGGVGKSSLMNRYVTNKFDTQLFHTIGVEFLNKDLEVDGHFVTMQIWDTAGQERFRSLRTPFYRGSDCCLLTFSVDDSQSFQNLSNWKKEFIYYADVKEPESFPFVILGNKIDISERQVSTEEAQAWCRDNGDYPYFETSAKDATNVAAAFEEAVRRVLATEDRSDHLIQTDTVNLHRKPKPSSSCC; encoded by the coding sequence ATGGCAGGAAAATCATCACTTTTTAAAGTAATTCTCCTTGGAGATGGTGGAGTTGGGAAGAGTTCACTTATGAACAGATATGTAACTAATAAGTTTGATACCCAGCTCTTCCATACAATAGGtgtggaatttttaaataaagatttggAAGTGGATGGACATTTTGTTACCATGCAGATTTGGGACACGGCAGGTCAGGAGCGATTCCGAAGCCTGAGGACACCATTTTACAGAGGTTCTGACTGCTGCCTGCTTACTTTTAGTGTCGATGATTCACAAAGCTTCCAGAACTTAAGTAACTGGAAGAAAGAATTCATATATTATGCAGATGTGAAAGAGcctgagagctttccttttgtGATTCTGGGTAACAAGATTGACATAAGCGAACGGCAGGTGTCTACAGAAGAAGCCCAAGCTTGGTGCAGGGACAACGGCGACTATCCTTACTTTGAAACAAGTGCAAAAGATGCCACAAATGTGGCAGCAGCCTTTGAGGAAGCGGTTCGAAGAGTTCTTGCTACCGAGGATAGGTCAGATCATTTGATTCAGACAGACACAGTCAATCTTCACCGAAAGCCCAAGCCTAGCTCATCTTGCTGTTGA